The Deinococcus ruber sequence GTTGTCGGTGATAGGCGTGGTGCTGCATCACGTGACCGGAGCGGGGCTGGACGATATCGGTACCGAAGGGCTGCTGTACTGGACGGTGCTGGTGCTGAACCGCCTGACGCAGTGCGTGGTGCCGACCTTTCTGTTCGTTACGGCTCTGGTTTTCGCTTTGTCAGCTCAGCGCTGGCCCGGATGGGTTCAGTATGGCTATTCTAGGATCAGACAACTGGTATGGCCGTATCTACTCTGGACGGCGCTGTACTTCGGGTTTAAAGTCCTGACCGGGATGTCTGAGCCAACGACAGCGTGGTTCAGCCGCTACGTCAATGTCGGTCTGCTTCAGGGGAAGGGCTACTTCCATCTGTATTATCTGCTGCTTGCCATTCA is a genomic window containing:
- a CDS encoding acyltransferase family protein; the encoded protein is MVLHHVTGAGLDDIGTEGLLYWTVLVLNRLTQCVVPTFLFVTALVFALSAQRWPGWVQYGYSRIRQLVWPYLLWTALYFGFKVLTGMSEPTTAWFSRYVNVGLLQGKGYFHLYYLLLAIQVAAVLPWLRRWPWSRWRLPWVILGACAAQLSLYALNVSALHLIRIPINSCTKATNGRGSDG